GAAGGTGCATGTCCATCTCAATGGTATGACCAATATAATTCTGGAAGATATAAAGCTCATTGCTTTTTCACCCCTTTACAAAGTGTTTGTCCGAGTGTGTACTAATATGTTTTTTTACATTTATTTAATAAAGGAGGATTTTAACAAATGAATGGGAATAATTACAATGCAATGGCTCAGCCTTATTCTAATGTGATGCCTGCAAGCGTTAATCCAATGGCAATGCCTGCCGCTAATCCAATGGCGATGCCTGCACAGTACGCTAATATGATGCATGGCCCCTCATCTATGCCTGGGTCTATGCCTGCATCTATGTCAGGGTCTATGCCTGCATCTATGTCAGGGTCTATGCCTGCATCTATGTCAGGGCCATTTGCTCCAAGTGGGTCAGTTCTCGCAAGTTCTGCACCAGGTACGCCGGAGATCACACCACCAGGTCAACTACCAATGGAAGTTTCTTATATTGAAAATATTTTACGGTTAAATTTAGGAAAAGAAGCCATGATTTATATGACATATGAAAATAACTCTGAATGGAATGCAAAAGTATATAAAGGAGTTCTTGAAGCAGCTGGTAGAGATCACATTGTGATTAGCGATCCTGACACAGGAAAAAGATACTTACTGCTAATGGTGAATTTAGATTATATTACTTTTGATGAAGAATTAAATTATATCCCAACATATTGAGCACAAGGTTTTAAAAAAAACATATAATATTAGAACATAAAAGACCCATTTATCATATTGATAAATGGGTCTTTTTACTCTAAATAAATTAAATATCTTATGTACATGATTATTAGTAACGGAACAGGATAAAGATAGAGAGTAACGATAAAGAATAAAATGAAGACATTTTGCTTATATAGGAGGAAGCCATATTGGATTCTGGTACTCATTTTGTAGTAGGTTTAGGATTAGCTGGTTTAGCAACGATTGATCCTGCTGTTTCAAATGATCCTAATTTATTTATATCTGTTTTAGTCGGAACTGTATTAGGTTCACAAGCCCCAGATACTGATGGGTTATATAGATTCAAAAGTAATAGTGCTTATATAAAAAATCACAGAGGATTGTCTCATTCATTACCTGCTCTCTTCATTTGGACTTTCCTAATCACAGGGCTTATATTTCTCATTTTTCAGCCCACACCCATTCTTCATGTATTGTTATGGGTTTTCATAGCTGTATGTGTACATGTTTTTTCAGATTTATTTAATACTTATGGGACACAAGCTCTAAGGCCTATCTCGGATAAATGGATTTCTTGGAATATTATCCATATTTTTGATCCCATTATATTTTTCTCTCATGTCTTTGCCCTGATCCTTTGGGTATTCCATATCGGTGAAGCTACATTAATTTTTCCAATGTTATACGGATTTTTAATTGCGTATTATATATGGAGAACCGCATTACATTATTTTTTGCAAAAGAACCTTTATAAAAAAGACAAAAAATATCAAAAAGATGACACATACATGCTAATTCCTACAATTCATTTATCAGAATGGAACATCGTTAAAAAAAATAAAAATAACGTTCACATTCTTGGTGAATTAAAAAGGAATGGAAATATACAATGGATAGACGAAGTACAATGTAAAACACATCCCGCTATCGAGATTTCTAAAAAGAATTCTGACATAGCTTCGTTTTTATATTTCAGTTCTCAGTACGCATGTTCAGACATCATAATACACTCTTGGGGATATGAAGTTCGTTGGTTTGATGTACGTTATAGACATCGAAAACAATACCCATTTGTAGGTGTTTTGCTTATGAAAAAAGATTATACCCCAATTAAATCATATGTAGGATGGTTAAATGAAGATAAGTTAAGCAAACGCCTTGGATTGCATGAAATGTAAAATCATAACAAAAACTCCTACCGGAGTCTCTCGAAGGGGTAGTTTTTGTGGAAACTTAGAATTTGAAATTATATAATTCTTAAGTTATAAAAAGCTCAAAGGATTAATCCCTTGAGCTTTTTTTACTTTTATTTTACTATTAAGGTTGTCTACCTGCTAATGTTTGCTCGGCAATTTGTACTAAGTGACGTGTCATGTATCCACCAATTGTACCTGTATCACGAGTAGCCATGTTACCATAGTAACCATCTTGAGGAATCTGAATACCTAACTCCTGTGCTACTTCATATTTTAATTGATTTAATGCCGCAGTAGATTGAGGCACCACTAGTTGGTTAGATCTTGCCATTGATGAGCACTCCTTTCAATCTATGTTGTTTTTACAAGCTGCTTGTACCACTATTATGTTAACATTTGAAAAAAACTATTCATTTTATTTTCATATCATGAAAGGTGAGTCATATTATGAGTAAAAAAACTGCCTTATTTTTTTCTATTATTGGTGTACTGTTCTTGATTTTAACAGGTATAGCATTAAGTTATCAAAAATCTCTATTGGCATTAAGTTTTTTGTTTTTATCTTTTTTTACTGTAGGAATTGGTTTTATGGTAAAAGCAAAAATTAGAAAAAAGAATAGTCCTTGATAGTATCAATTTGGTAATAAGAAGCCCATTTTTTTCTTTATTTCCCTTAAAGTATCATTAGCCACATCAGCAGCCTGCTCAGCACCTTGTTTTAAATACTTATTCAATTCTCCTGAAGAGCGAATCTCTTTGTAGCGTTGTTGAATCGGCTCTAAAGTGGCTACTACATGTTCTGCTAAATCCTTTTTAAATGGACCATATCCTTTTCCTTCGTATTCCTGTTCGATTTCCTTTATACTTAAGGTTGAACAATAGGAATAAATCGTCATTAAATTACTAATTTCAGGTTTATTTACTGGATCAAATAAAACATCTCTCCCTGAATCTGTTGTTGCTCTCTTGATTTTTTTACGCAACACATCCGGTTCATCTAACATTGCAATATAACTATTTGGATTTGGATTGCTTTTGCTCATTTTATTTGAGCCATCGTCTAAGGACATAATTCTCGCACCAACTTCTGGAATATATGGTTCAGGAATCTTCAAATATTCACCAAAACGTTGATTAAAGCGATTTGCTAAATCTCTTGTTAGTTCAAGATGTTGTTTTTGATCATTTCCTACAGGTACGAGATCCGCATGATAAAGCAATATATCAGCAGCCATTAAACCAGGATATGTGAACAAACCTACACCTATAGAATCTTGCTTCCCGGACTTATCTTTAAATTGGGTCATTCTTTCAAATTCCCCCATATAAGATAAGGTGGTCATGATCCAACCTAATTCTGCATGAGCAGGTACATGAGATTGAACGAAAACACTTGACTTATTCGGATCCACTCCTGCAGCAAAATACAATGCAGCAACTTCTTCAGTTTGTTCTTTTAAATCTTCTGGTTTTTGAGGCACAGTGATCGCATGTAAATCAACAATAGAAAAAAAGCATTCATGTGTATCCTGTAGCTTGACATAATTTTTCAAAGCACCAATATAATTTCCGATAGTTAATTTCCCACTTGACTGTATACCAGATAATACTCGTTTCATTACTTAACCTCCTAATATTTAATATTTTGAATTTAGAGCAGCTACTTTCTTATACATCAAAAAGGCCTCTCGTCAAGGGACGAAAGACCGTGGTGCCACCCTAATTTATTTCTTTAAACTAAAAATATTTAACCTAAAGAAAACTTAATTTCTGATAACGGGGAATTCCGTGCAGTCTACTAAAAATAAATTATTTGTTCGACATTAAGCTCAAGGGCCCATTTCAGAAAACATGTTGTACCGACTCTCAGCTAACGTCGGCTCTCTGATAAACAACGATGTAATCTTACTTTTCCTCTCATCGCATCGTATGATTTAATTTCAATATTATACATAACATTTTTTAAATGTCAATTATCAATTGTTTTTCCAAACGTTTCATCAAATCATGGACCACTGCTAAAGTATCTTTAAAGTAAGGAGAATAATCAAGGTCCTTAATAAATTCTATAAACTGAAGGCCAATTTCATAAACAATATTTTGATATACTAATAAATCAACAAAGTATTCGTCCATCTCCCTAGGCTGATCCCCTTCAAATTCTTCCACTTCAATGAGTTGAATGCTCTTTTTATCCCTGTGTCTAACTATAAATGAAAACCCTCTGCAATCAGGATCTCCACATCCGCATACAAAAAAAGGGGTTTTCTCCCACTCCGTTGCTGAAGCAAATCGATTTGGTGAAGTATCCTCTAATGCACTTAAAAGTAAAGCAGGTAATCCCACATCTATACACAATGGCTCATCAATAATAATATCATCGTTTACTTCTAAAAATACATCAGCTTGAACAATCTGCAGCTCTTTATTCAAAGTTAAATGACTAAAAATTAGCTTCATTTATTAACATCCTTTCAAGAAAGCCATTTCATAATCATAGTATAACAGTCATTGAAAAATGAAAATAACCGTTTGTAACACAATATCTATGCACAACGGTTATTTTCATTTATATTAGTTAATTCTTATTTTTTGCTGAGGTTTATTCATCAAATTCGCCATATTGTAATTAGACTCTAGTTGAACACTCATAGCGAGGTTTTTGTTTTTTAAAGCGAATTCAAAAGAAATCTGTCCATGAGTCCAATGATTTTTATACTTCAGGGATTGAATTGCCATCTTTTTAAAGGAAAATATTTGTTGTTTCGTTAAACCTTGAATGTTAACAAGAGTGCTTCGATCATTTCCTTCTATTGGATCATGAATCACGCCAAATTTACCAATAGTATTATTGCG
The window above is part of the Chengkuizengella sp. SCS-71B genome. Proteins encoded here:
- the gerQ gene encoding spore coat protein GerQ, which encodes MNGNNYNAMAQPYSNVMPASVNPMAMPAANPMAMPAQYANMMHGPSSMPGSMPASMSGSMPASMSGSMPASMSGPFAPSGSVLASSAPGTPEITPPGQLPMEVSYIENILRLNLGKEAMIYMTYENNSEWNAKVYKGVLEAAGRDHIVISDPDTGKRYLLLMVNLDYITFDEELNYIPTY
- a CDS encoding metal-dependent hydrolase, translating into MDSGTHFVVGLGLAGLATIDPAVSNDPNLFISVLVGTVLGSQAPDTDGLYRFKSNSAYIKNHRGLSHSLPALFIWTFLITGLIFLIFQPTPILHVLLWVFIAVCVHVFSDLFNTYGTQALRPISDKWISWNIIHIFDPIIFFSHVFALILWVFHIGEATLIFPMLYGFLIAYYIWRTALHYFLQKNLYKKDKKYQKDDTYMLIPTIHLSEWNIVKKNKNNVHILGELKRNGNIQWIDEVQCKTHPAIEISKKNSDIASFLYFSSQYACSDIIIHSWGYEVRWFDVRYRHRKQYPFVGVLLMKKDYTPIKSYVGWLNEDKLSKRLGLHEM
- a CDS encoding alpha/beta-type small acid-soluble spore protein; this translates as MARSNQLVVPQSTAALNQLKYEVAQELGIQIPQDGYYGNMATRDTGTIGGYMTRHLVQIAEQTLAGRQP
- a CDS encoding DUF5325 family protein, with protein sequence MSKKTALFFSIIGVLFLILTGIALSYQKSLLALSFLFLSFFTVGIGFMVKAKIRKKNSP
- the trpS gene encoding tryptophan--tRNA ligase, producing MKRVLSGIQSSGKLTIGNYIGALKNYVKLQDTHECFFSIVDLHAITVPQKPEDLKEQTEEVAALYFAAGVDPNKSSVFVQSHVPAHAELGWIMTTLSYMGEFERMTQFKDKSGKQDSIGVGLFTYPGLMAADILLYHADLVPVGNDQKQHLELTRDLANRFNQRFGEYLKIPEPYIPEVGARIMSLDDGSNKMSKSNPNPNSYIAMLDEPDVLRKKIKRATTDSGRDVLFDPVNKPEISNLMTIYSYCSTLSIKEIEQEYEGKGYGPFKKDLAEHVVATLEPIQQRYKEIRSSGELNKYLKQGAEQAADVANDTLREIKKKMGFLLPN
- a CDS encoding O-methyltransferase; this encodes MHIEQLSLARQLDLVFNEIQAELGNLNSGIVFLQIRNNTIGKFGVIHDPIEGNDRSTLVNIQGLTKQQIFSFKKMAIQSLKYKNHWTHGQISFEFALKNKNLAMSVQLESNYNMANLMNKPQQKIRIN